A window of the Haloquadratum walsbyi C23 genome harbors these coding sequences:
- a CDS encoding Lrp/AsnC family transcriptional regulator → MATKRELVDLLLNDARQSADDIARQLGVDAATVDALVDELEAEGAVRGYQAVVDWDRLDTDHVRAEVELNVELDRETGYQKIARRIAKFSEVSSLRLISGSYDLAVEVEGESMHDISTFVSEQIAPIPEITQTVTHFVMTTYKERGIYFENNDEDDRLAVSP, encoded by the coding sequence GCAACGAAGCGGGAACTAGTCGACTTGTTGCTGAACGATGCTCGACAGAGCGCAGATGATATTGCACGCCAACTCGGTGTTGACGCAGCGACAGTTGATGCGCTCGTCGACGAGTTAGAAGCCGAAGGTGCCGTCCGTGGGTATCAAGCGGTTGTCGATTGGGACCGTCTTGACACAGATCATGTCCGTGCAGAGGTAGAGCTAAATGTCGAACTTGACCGCGAGACAGGATATCAAAAAATTGCACGTCGAATCGCCAAATTCTCTGAGGTAAGTTCACTCCGACTTATCTCGGGAAGCTATGATCTTGCTGTCGAAGTCGAAGGGGAGTCAATGCATGATATCTCTACGTTTGTCTCCGAGCAAATTGCACCGATTCCAGAAATAACACAAACCGTGACACACTTCGTAATGACGACATACAAAGAACGTGGTATTTATTTCGAAAACAATGATGA